One window of Phycisphaeraceae bacterium genomic DNA carries:
- the gcvT gene encoding glycine cleavage system aminomethyltransferase GcvT: protein MQRTPLNSFHVEKKAKMVDFAGWEMPMFYTGILEEHQQVRKSGGLFDVSHMGRVKVTGRHARKFLEKLCTRKIFDMTQGQCRYSLVCNEQGGVKDDIIVYRFDEDDFLLVVNASNREKLLPHFEKVKGDLQVKIDDQTLSTAMVAMQGPKVMDMISKFSSEIPTLKRYRFTTKNLMIMKVIVSRTGYTGEDGVEAILPATFVGMAMKLILKDVDMTSPDAIVKPAGLGCRDTLRIEAGMPLYGHELGEEINALECGVDFAISLDKHEGERGERFVGQDALEAAAKAGVKRKLVGIALEGKRSARQGMKVMSGGTEVGVVTSGCSSPTLGYPIAMAFVDVSKSELGTPVQIECDRGTFEGKVVKMPFYSPTKKG from the coding sequence TTGCAACGCACCCCCCTGAACTCGTTTCATGTCGAGAAGAAAGCGAAGATGGTGGACTTCGCGGGTTGGGAGATGCCCATGTTTTACACGGGCATTCTCGAAGAGCACCAGCAGGTTCGAAAGAGCGGGGGGCTGTTCGATGTCTCGCACATGGGACGGGTGAAGGTCACCGGGCGGCACGCGCGGAAGTTTCTCGAGAAGCTGTGCACGCGGAAGATCTTCGATATGACGCAAGGGCAGTGCCGCTATTCGCTCGTGTGCAACGAGCAGGGCGGCGTGAAGGACGACATCATCGTCTATCGCTTCGATGAAGACGATTTTCTGCTGGTGGTGAACGCGTCGAACCGCGAGAAACTGCTGCCGCACTTCGAGAAGGTGAAGGGCGATCTGCAGGTGAAGATCGACGACCAGACGTTGAGCACGGCGATGGTCGCGATGCAGGGTCCGAAGGTGATGGACATGATCTCGAAGTTTTCGAGCGAGATCCCGACGCTGAAGCGCTACCGGTTCACGACGAAGAACCTGATGATCATGAAGGTGATCGTGAGCCGCACCGGGTACACCGGGGAAGACGGCGTCGAAGCGATTCTGCCGGCGACCTTTGTCGGCATGGCGATGAAGCTGATTCTGAAGGACGTGGACATGACTTCGCCGGATGCGATCGTGAAGCCGGCGGGGCTGGGCTGTCGCGACACGCTGCGGATCGAGGCGGGGATGCCCTTGTACGGTCACGAGCTGGGCGAAGAGATCAATGCGCTCGAGTGCGGCGTGGACTTTGCGATCTCGCTCGACAAGCACGAGGGAGAGCGTGGCGAGCGGTTCGTGGGGCAGGATGCGCTCGAGGCGGCCGCGAAGGCGGGCGTGAAGCGGAAACTGGTCGGCATCGCGCTCGAGGGGAAGCGATCGGCGCGGCAGGGCATGAAGGTCATGTCGGGAGGTACGGAAGTCGGCGTCGTGACGAGCGGCTGCTCGAGCCCGACGCTCGGATACCCGATCGCGATGGCGTTTGTCGATGTGAGCAAGTCCGAACTCGGCACACCCGTGCAGATCGAGTGCGACCGCGGCACGTTCGAGGGAAAAGTCGTAAAGATGCCGTTCTACTCGCCGACGAAGAAGGGCTAG
- a CDS encoding CTP synthase: MPPPLFEATRQEYEAGPGVGTYSDTGAWDASDFQPVNESRNGSRSGNGSGNSSNSGAQVPEGGITLASLGDQSAESEFYSPLPPGYVKGRHKYVVVFGTVMSGLGKGIFASSLAKMLKDKGLSVAPIKMEGYLNIDSGTLNPYRHGEVFVLDDGTECDMDLGTYERLLDQNLSRRNFTTSGQIFSEILERERMGVYLGRDVQMIPHVTGEVKRKLRELALHGDGQRPADVVFVEVGGTVGDYENAFYIEAMRELAFEEGPGSTCFVALTYIIEPPALGEQKSKAAQLGIKRLMEAGIQPHVIACRSSKPATEKVMQKIAMFSNVPLRRMFSMHDRESIYTIPEDMRQEGLDREILSILGLHDRVDFSSEDKARERWTGFVRKLTAPKRHHVTIGVAGKYAQIRDAYASIDKAIEHCSAALSADVELHWIETTDVSESNVAGRLAGMNAVIVPGGFGSRGVEGKIACVRHCRENHLPYLGLCLGFQMAVIEFARNVLGLKDANSTEFKPGCANPVISELPEQKRIEGLGGTMRLGGQEVILAPGTLASYLYGKQASVRERFRHRYEVDPAYIERFEDAGLIFSGRHPTRPIMQILELHQSLSEVNQPAAKIRKSAGTMSEGALSLRGAHPFFIGAQFHPELTGRPLKPQPMFMGLVAAAVAQSIGREAALADLDVGRWLRTPVPATRQQTQTV; encoded by the coding sequence ATGCCCCCGCCATTGTTCGAAGCGACGCGCCAGGAGTATGAGGCCGGCCCCGGTGTCGGTACGTATTCCGACACCGGCGCTTGGGATGCTTCGGACTTCCAACCGGTCAATGAATCGCGCAACGGTTCGCGGAGTGGCAACGGATCGGGCAATTCTTCGAACAGCGGCGCGCAGGTTCCCGAGGGTGGCATCACGCTCGCGAGTTTGGGAGATCAATCGGCGGAGAGCGAGTTCTATTCGCCGCTGCCTCCGGGCTACGTGAAAGGGCGGCACAAATACGTCGTCGTGTTCGGCACGGTGATGAGCGGGCTCGGAAAGGGAATCTTTGCGAGCAGCCTCGCGAAGATGCTGAAAGATAAGGGACTTTCGGTCGCCCCCATCAAGATGGAGGGCTACCTCAACATCGACTCGGGAACTTTGAACCCGTACCGGCACGGCGAGGTGTTCGTGCTCGACGACGGCACCGAGTGCGATATGGATCTCGGAACGTACGAGCGCCTGCTCGACCAGAATCTTTCGCGCCGCAACTTCACGACCAGCGGTCAGATCTTCAGCGAGATCCTCGAGCGCGAGCGGATGGGCGTTTATCTCGGGCGTGATGTGCAGATGATCCCGCACGTGACGGGCGAAGTGAAGCGCAAGCTGCGAGAGCTCGCGCTGCACGGTGACGGGCAGCGCCCGGCCGACGTCGTGTTCGTCGAAGTGGGCGGCACGGTGGGCGACTACGAGAACGCGTTCTACATCGAAGCGATGCGCGAACTCGCGTTCGAAGAAGGGCCGGGCTCGACCTGCTTTGTCGCGCTCACCTACATCATCGAACCACCGGCGCTTGGCGAGCAGAAGAGCAAAGCGGCACAGCTCGGCATCAAGCGGCTGATGGAAGCCGGTATCCAGCCGCACGTGATCGCGTGCCGCTCGAGCAAGCCGGCGACCGAGAAGGTGATGCAGAAGATCGCGATGTTCAGCAACGTGCCGCTGCGGCGCATGTTCTCGATGCACGATCGCGAGAGCATTTACACGATCCCCGAAGACATGAGACAGGAAGGCCTCGACCGGGAAATCCTCTCGATCCTCGGGCTGCACGATCGGGTCGACTTCTCCTCCGAGGACAAGGCGCGCGAGCGCTGGACCGGATTTGTCCGGAAGTTGACCGCGCCCAAGCGCCACCACGTGACGATCGGCGTCGCGGGCAAGTACGCGCAGATCCGTGATGCGTACGCATCGATCGACAAGGCGATCGAGCACTGCTCCGCGGCGCTCTCGGCCGATGTCGAATTGCATTGGATTGAAACGACGGACGTGAGCGAGTCGAATGTCGCGGGCAGGCTCGCGGGCATGAACGCGGTGATCGTGCCGGGCGGGTTCGGATCGCGGGGAGTGGAAGGCAAGATCGCGTGCGTGCGCCACTGCCGCGAGAACCATTTGCCGTATCTCGGATTGTGCCTCGGGTTCCAGATGGCGGTGATCGAATTCGCCAGAAACGTGCTCGGGCTGAAGGACGCGAACAGCACCGAGTTCAAGCCCGGGTGCGCCAATCCGGTCATCAGCGAGCTGCCGGAGCAAAAACGGATCGAAGGTCTCGGGGGGACCATGCGCTTGGGAGGGCAGGAAGTGATCCTGGCGCCGGGGACCCTTGCGAGCTATCTGTACGGTAAACAGGCTTCGGTGCGAGAACGCTTCCGCCACAGGTACGAAGTGGACCCGGCGTACATCGAGCGCTTCGAAGATGCCGGGCTGATCTTCAGCGGACGTCATCCGACGCGTCCGATTATGCAAATTCTCGAACTCCACCAGAGCCTGAGCGAGGTGAATCAGCCTGCGGCGAAGATCCGAAAGAGCGCGGGCACGATGAGCGAAGGCGCACTCTCGCTGCGGGGCGCGCACCCATTCTTCATCGGTGCGCAGTTCCATCCGGAGCTGACCGGACGACCCCTCAAGCCGCAGCCGATGTTCATGGGTCTGGTTGCCGCGGCGGTGGCGCAGTCGATCGGACGCGAAGCGGCGCTCGCGGATTTGGATGTCGGTCGGTGGCTGCGGACACCGGTGCCGGCGACGAGGCAGCAGACTCAGACGGTCTGA
- the def gene encoding peptide deformylase, with the protein MPVNAETLTILHYPEPALRTPAKAIKEINDETRRIAERMIELMDEAEGIGLAAPQVGLSISLFVVDVPTGEKNSPDTDPPSATSDVMVFVNPKILSFEGAPEPYEEGCLSLPEIRGDVLRPPVVVMQATDLENNTFTIRAGGLLARCLQHEFDHLQGVLILDKMTQMSRMKNRSAVRDLERPS; encoded by the coding sequence ATGCCGGTGAACGCCGAAACCCTGACCATCTTGCACTATCCGGAGCCCGCGTTGCGGACACCGGCGAAAGCGATCAAAGAAATCAACGACGAGACCCGGCGTATCGCGGAGCGCATGATCGAATTGATGGATGAGGCGGAGGGGATTGGACTTGCGGCTCCCCAGGTCGGGCTTTCCATTTCGCTCTTCGTGGTCGATGTTCCGACCGGCGAGAAGAACTCGCCCGACACCGACCCGCCGAGCGCAACGTCGGACGTCATGGTCTTTGTCAACCCGAAGATTCTTTCGTTCGAGGGCGCGCCGGAGCCGTATGAGGAAGGTTGCCTCAGCCTTCCTGAGATCAGGGGTGATGTGCTGCGGCCTCCGGTCGTCGTCATGCAGGCGACCGACCTTGAGAACAATACGTTCACGATCCGCGCGGGCGGTCTGCTTGCGCGATGCCTCCAGCACGAGTTCGACCATTTGCAGGGCGTGCTCATCCTCGACAAGATGACGCAGATGTCGCGGATGAAGAACCGGTCGGCCGTGCGCGATCTGGAACGGCCTTCGTGA
- the fmt gene encoding methionyl-tRNA formyltransferase translates to MSQRFKLVFLGSGAFGLPTLRALVKTHDVAMVVTQPDRPAGRGGTMTPTPIAAEVQTNFSSIPIIKPEKINVPEVRDSIRALNADVLVVIAFGQKLGKTLLDGVYAINLHGSILPRWRGAAPINAAIIAGDSHVGNSVITLADKMDAGLVLATSSHPTNPDWTASDLHDILAADGPDLVERVLRERPPGEAQNESLVTIAPKFSKADGWVDFRKSADECRRRIHGLNPWPGVTVQYRGQPLKLLRAKSVDRAGQEDTVPGSIVDPALGTVACERSALQLVEVQAPGKRAMPWVDFARGHKPMKGEVLAGQS, encoded by the coding sequence GTGAGCCAACGCTTCAAACTTGTGTTTCTCGGTAGCGGAGCGTTCGGCCTCCCCACTCTTCGCGCGCTCGTGAAGACGCATGATGTTGCGATGGTCGTCACGCAGCCCGATCGTCCCGCGGGCCGCGGCGGCACGATGACCCCGACTCCGATCGCGGCCGAGGTGCAAACGAACTTTTCCAGCATCCCGATCATCAAGCCGGAGAAGATCAACGTGCCCGAAGTGCGCGATTCGATCCGGGCGCTCAACGCCGATGTGTTGGTCGTGATCGCGTTCGGTCAGAAACTCGGGAAGACGTTGCTGGACGGGGTGTACGCGATCAATCTGCACGGCTCGATCTTGCCGCGTTGGCGCGGTGCAGCGCCGATCAACGCCGCGATCATCGCGGGGGATTCGCACGTGGGGAACAGCGTGATCACACTGGCGGACAAGATGGATGCGGGGCTTGTTCTCGCGACTTCGTCGCATCCGACGAATCCCGATTGGACCGCGTCGGACCTGCACGACATTCTCGCGGCGGACGGACCGGATTTGGTGGAACGGGTGCTGCGGGAGCGGCCGCCGGGAGAAGCGCAGAACGAATCGCTCGTCACCATCGCGCCAAAATTCTCGAAAGCGGATGGATGGGTGGACTTCAGAAAGTCGGCGGACGAATGCCGGCGCCGCATTCACGGCCTGAACCCGTGGCCGGGGGTGACGGTGCAGTACCGGGGGCAGCCGCTGAAGCTGCTGCGCGCGAAATCGGTCGATCGCGCCGGCCAAGAAGATACTGTGCCGGGTTCGATTGTCGATCCGGCGCTCGGCACGGTCGCGTGCGAGCGATCGGCGCTGCAGCTCGTCGAGGTGCAGGCGCCGGGGAAGCGTGCGATGCCGTGGGTTGATTTTGCGCGCGGGCACAAGCCGATGAAAGGTGAAGTGCTCGCCGGACAGTCCTAG
- the ribD gene encoding bifunctional diaminohydroxyphosphoribosylaminopyrimidine deaminase/5-amino-6-(5-phosphoribosylamino)uracil reductase RibD, with protein MQDREQLDRRMLDLAARLGARAEGYVGENPLVGAVIVKDGRVLGLGHHRKFGAAHAEREAIEDCKRRGNDPRGATMYVTLEPCAHMGKQPPCADLLVQEGIAEVVCARKDPNSIAAGGAEKLKAAGIAVRFSDASSAAIALGDPFVKRITTGLPWVIAKWAQTIDGRIATRSGESKWISSDRSRRRVHAIRARVDAVLTGMGTVLADNPMLTARDVRKVRSRALRVAADSDLDIPESSELVKTARQVPVVVACEREIAKSEITREKRERLEAAGVRIVGVGVGAKGTGIDLRELLKALASQFGVLSVLVEAGPGLIGSMIDGDLIDELRVYVAPLMLGDEMARSAAAGRIAPSLSAAQRFRLVRSKVIENDLEVVYRKRT; from the coding sequence ATGCAGGATCGCGAACAACTCGATCGCCGGATGCTCGACCTCGCGGCGAGGTTGGGAGCGCGCGCGGAGGGGTACGTCGGCGAGAATCCGCTGGTGGGCGCGGTGATCGTGAAGGATGGGAGGGTGCTCGGGCTGGGCCATCATCGAAAGTTTGGAGCGGCGCACGCGGAGCGGGAAGCGATCGAGGACTGCAAGCGGCGCGGCAATGACCCGCGCGGCGCGACCATGTACGTGACGCTCGAGCCTTGTGCGCACATGGGCAAGCAGCCGCCGTGCGCGGACTTGCTCGTGCAAGAAGGCATCGCTGAAGTTGTGTGCGCGCGAAAAGACCCGAACTCGATCGCGGCGGGGGGTGCGGAAAAGCTGAAAGCGGCGGGGATCGCGGTGCGTTTCAGCGATGCGAGCAGCGCGGCGATCGCGCTCGGCGATCCGTTCGTGAAGCGCATCACGACGGGCTTGCCGTGGGTGATCGCGAAGTGGGCGCAGACGATCGATGGAAGAATCGCGACGCGGAGCGGTGAATCGAAATGGATCAGCAGCGACCGCTCGCGCCGGCGCGTGCATGCGATCCGGGCTCGTGTCGATGCGGTCTTGACGGGGATGGGCACGGTGCTCGCGGACAATCCGATGCTGACGGCGCGGGATGTGCGGAAGGTGCGGAGTCGCGCGCTACGAGTGGCCGCCGACAGCGATCTCGACATTCCGGAGTCGAGCGAACTGGTGAAGACCGCGCGGCAAGTTCCGGTGGTCGTCGCGTGCGAGCGCGAAATCGCAAAGTCGGAGATCACACGGGAGAAGCGAGAGCGGCTCGAGGCGGCGGGTGTGCGCATCGTGGGCGTCGGAGTCGGCGCGAAGGGAACGGGGATTGACCTGCGGGAACTGTTGAAGGCGCTCGCGTCGCAATTCGGGGTTTTGAGCGTGCTGGTCGAAGCCGGGCCGGGATTGATCGGCTCGATGATCGACGGCGACCTGATCGATGAGCTGCGGGTGTATGTCGCGCCGCTGATGCTGGGGGATGAGATGGCGCGGAGTGCCGCAGCGGGACGGATTGCGCCATCGTTGTCCGCGGCCCAGCGATTTCGATTGGTCCGATCGAAGGTTATTGAAAACGATCTGGAAGTTGTCTATCGAAAGCGTACATGA
- a CDS encoding M20/M25/M40 family metallo-hydrolase, giving the protein MNVDLLKRLCETPGVPGREERVRVLIEEEIDGLFDEVRTDAMGSLICTRHPRGKAAGGGKKKTSQSRPTRVMQLCHMDEIGFYVTYIDDKGFIWLNNAGGFDTRNLFSRRVLVCTEGGDIKGVMNPGGRPIHISGPKDREKVPEVKEFFVDIGLAADKVKKKVKVGDYVVMDEPLIEVGDKLVSKAMDNRVACWLGIESVRQLDKNKNGHACEVVVAFTVQEEVGLRGAKTASHSVLPDIGLGIDVTLSCDTPGVPPEEAVTRQGQGFGLHIKDSSFISDYKLTLEVEKLAQKHKIAYQRTILAAGGQDGAAAQQAAAGARAVGITVGTRYIHTVTEMIDRKDLAAARDILAAYMAGCE; this is encoded by the coding sequence ATGAATGTCGATCTCTTGAAGCGTTTGTGCGAGACTCCGGGTGTTCCAGGGCGCGAGGAGCGTGTGCGGGTGCTGATCGAGGAAGAGATCGACGGCTTGTTCGATGAGGTGCGGACCGACGCGATGGGTTCGTTGATCTGCACGCGGCATCCGCGCGGGAAGGCCGCGGGAGGCGGCAAGAAGAAAACGAGCCAGTCGCGGCCGACGCGGGTGATGCAACTCTGTCATATGGACGAAATCGGGTTCTACGTCACGTACATCGACGACAAGGGGTTTATCTGGCTGAACAACGCGGGCGGATTTGACACGCGCAACCTTTTTTCGCGGCGCGTGCTCGTCTGCACCGAAGGCGGCGACATCAAGGGCGTGATGAACCCGGGCGGAAGGCCGATTCACATCTCGGGGCCGAAGGATCGCGAGAAGGTGCCGGAGGTGAAGGAGTTCTTCGTCGACATTGGGCTTGCGGCCGACAAGGTGAAAAAGAAGGTAAAGGTCGGCGACTATGTGGTGATGGATGAGCCGCTGATCGAAGTGGGGGACAAGCTCGTCAGCAAGGCGATGGACAATCGTGTCGCGTGCTGGCTGGGGATCGAGAGCGTGCGGCAGCTCGACAAGAACAAGAACGGCCACGCGTGCGAAGTGGTGGTCGCGTTCACGGTGCAGGAAGAAGTGGGGCTGCGCGGCGCGAAGACGGCGAGCCATTCGGTGCTTCCGGATATCGGGCTGGGGATTGATGTGACGTTGAGCTGCGATACGCCGGGCGTGCCGCCGGAGGAAGCGGTGACGCGGCAGGGGCAGGGCTTCGGCTTGCACATCAAGGACAGCTCGTTCATCTCGGATTACAAGCTGACGTTGGAAGTCGAGAAGCTGGCGCAGAAGCACAAGATCGCGTATCAGCGGACGATTCTCGCGGCGGGCGGGCAGGACGGTGCCGCGGCACAGCAGGCGGCGGCGGGCGCCCGGGCGGTCGGCATCACGGTCGGGACGAGGTACATCCACACCGTGACGGAGATGATCGATCGGAAGGATCTCGCGGCGGCGCGGGATATTTTGGCGGCGTATATGGCGGGGTGTGAGTAA
- the panC gene encoding pantoate--beta-alanine ligase — protein MTACVARTTLEPVETLNDIAALERFQPNAGEIVLIPTMGALHSGHESLIRYGASLASARRGTCIVWIFVNPTQFNDPADYARYPKTLDSDLSICRRAGAGAVFVPSKEEIYPSGIEIRVPELPRVATKPGLEDAKRPGHFAGVCQVVLRFFELVKPNVAVFGEKDWQQLQVVRAMAAREMPRVEILAMPTVREEDGLAMSSRNRFLSAEDRVRALALSRALRGAGSESSPRAAEQSMSSVLLQAGVEPEYAVVRDAATLEQPGDGPKRALIAARVGSVRLIDNAEWPAQG, from the coding sequence TTGACCGCGTGCGTGGCGCGCACCACGCTTGAGCCCGTGGAGACGCTCAACGACATCGCGGCGCTCGAGAGGTTCCAACCAAACGCCGGGGAAATCGTCCTCATCCCGACAATGGGAGCGCTCCACTCCGGACACGAGAGCCTTATCCGGTATGGAGCATCGCTTGCGAGCGCGCGGCGCGGAACGTGCATCGTCTGGATCTTCGTCAACCCGACGCAGTTCAACGATCCGGCGGATTACGCGCGGTATCCGAAGACGCTCGATTCGGACCTTTCGATCTGCCGGCGGGCGGGCGCGGGGGCCGTGTTTGTTCCTTCGAAAGAAGAAATCTATCCGTCTGGCATTGAGATTCGTGTGCCGGAGTTGCCGCGGGTCGCGACGAAGCCGGGATTGGAAGACGCGAAGCGTCCGGGTCACTTTGCCGGCGTGTGCCAGGTGGTGCTGCGCTTCTTTGAGCTGGTGAAGCCGAACGTTGCGGTATTCGGCGAGAAGGATTGGCAGCAGTTGCAGGTGGTCCGGGCGATGGCTGCGAGGGAGATGCCGCGGGTCGAGATCTTGGCGATGCCGACGGTTCGCGAAGAGGATGGTCTGGCGATGAGCAGCAGGAACCGATTCCTTTCGGCGGAAGATCGGGTGCGGGCGCTGGCGCTTTCGCGCGCGCTTCGAGGTGCCGGCAGCGAGTCGAGCCCGCGCGCGGCGGAACAGTCGATGTCGAGCGTTCTATTACAAGCGGGCGTCGAGCCCGAGTACGCGGTCGTTCGGGACGCGGCGACACTGGAGCAACCGGGCGACGGGCCGAAGCGAGCGCTGATCGCGGCAAGAGTGGGGAGCGTGCGGCTGATCGACAACGCAGAGTGGCCGGCGCAGGGTTGA
- a CDS encoding GNAT family N-acetyltransferase, producing the protein MTPSDFAIRRVEPTDFDAIIEMCRTVYPKETPYTREELGDHVRVFPRGQFVAVEKASARVAGVHFTLQLHIRDFHIDDSWDVLTDRGTFLDHNPEGHTLYGADIMVHPSFQHHGLARVLTEAAKTLVEEMGLWRMVGASRLPGFGKVAATTDIGAYVNDVIAGKQFDPVLSIHLKDGWKAIRPIHGYLQHDEESANWAEVIQWINPQRPKLSGDELLQSGWDLPR; encoded by the coding sequence ATGACGCCATCTGACTTTGCGATCCGGCGGGTGGAACCGACGGACTTTGATGCGATCATCGAGATGTGCCGCACGGTGTATCCGAAGGAGACTCCGTACACGCGCGAGGAACTGGGGGATCATGTGCGAGTGTTCCCGCGCGGGCAGTTTGTTGCGGTGGAGAAGGCGAGCGCGCGGGTTGCAGGGGTTCACTTCACGCTTCAACTGCATATCCGCGATTTTCACATTGATGACTCGTGGGATGTGCTGACCGATCGCGGCACGTTTCTCGATCACAACCCGGAAGGGCACACGCTCTACGGCGCGGACATCATGGTGCATCCGTCGTTTCAGCATCACGGGCTTGCGCGGGTCTTGACGGAGGCCGCGAAAACGCTGGTTGAAGAGATGGGGCTCTGGCGGATGGTGGGCGCGAGCAGATTGCCGGGATTCGGAAAGGTCGCGGCGACCACGGACATCGGCGCGTATGTGAACGACGTGATCGCCGGGAAACAGTTCGACCCGGTGCTCAGCATTCATTTGAAGGACGGATGGAAAGCGATCCGTCCGATTCACGGGTACTTGCAGCATGATGAAGAGAGCGCGAACTGGGCGGAGGTGATCCAATGGATCAATCCGCAGCGTCCGAAACTCTCGGGCGATGAACTGCTGCAATCGGGATGGGATCTGCCGCGCTGA
- a CDS encoding aminomethyltransferase family protein: MARQSPIQPLHDQAGAMMLPYGPDSPPPQAPDAPAHEAPEPVNIVGTYGELELEYAAIRKGCLLLDLPQRAVLEVTGADRLEFLNRMITQELKPGKKWLEPFNSVSSFWLNRKGRIDADLRVIVLPERVLLECDAHAVKRTLDGLNAFIITEDAAITDLSATSHRLALHGPTAAKLLATVSTPVGGPSIESLPPNQSCLVRIAETEAIIDRRDQTGEIGLDLIVPTTHARTIYELLLQRGFPHEHVHERVHSSELSAQVRLRPGGWHAFNIARIEAGTPLYYIDFGPSSLPAESGVIEDRVSFTKGCYLGQEIVARMHARGHSKRKLVALRAESQSSQHALSSQPEDPYFAGALQPISGARVFPIEGEAPESVGVVTSSTLSPMNAATPLCFAAIKNDLASPGARFRIPAEDRSIEMTVMPTLSSLRLKSP; encoded by the coding sequence ATGGCCCGACAAAGCCCGATCCAACCACTTCACGACCAAGCCGGCGCCATGATGCTCCCCTACGGCCCGGATTCTCCGCCGCCTCAAGCGCCCGATGCCCCCGCTCACGAAGCGCCCGAGCCGGTCAACATCGTCGGCACCTACGGCGAACTCGAACTCGAATACGCCGCGATCCGCAAGGGCTGCCTGCTTCTCGATCTGCCGCAGCGGGCCGTGCTCGAAGTGACCGGCGCCGATCGCCTCGAATTCCTGAATCGGATGATCACGCAGGAGCTCAAGCCGGGAAAGAAGTGGCTCGAGCCGTTCAACTCTGTCTCCAGTTTCTGGCTTAACCGAAAAGGCCGCATCGACGCCGACCTGCGTGTGATCGTGCTGCCCGAGCGCGTGCTGCTCGAGTGCGATGCGCACGCCGTGAAGCGCACGCTCGACGGCCTCAACGCGTTCATCATCACCGAAGACGCCGCGATCACCGATCTCTCCGCGACCTCGCACCGACTCGCGCTCCACGGCCCCACCGCGGCCAAGCTTCTCGCGACGGTCTCCACTCCCGTCGGCGGCCCCAGCATCGAGTCGCTTCCACCCAACCAGTCCTGCCTCGTCCGCATCGCCGAGACCGAAGCGATCATCGACCGGCGCGACCAGACCGGCGAGATCGGGCTCGATCTCATCGTTCCGACAACGCACGCACGCACGATCTACGAACTCCTGCTCCAACGCGGCTTCCCGCACGAGCACGTCCACGAGCGTGTTCACTCCTCAGAACTCTCCGCGCAGGTCCGCCTCCGACCCGGCGGCTGGCACGCCTTCAACATCGCGCGAATCGAGGCCGGAACTCCCCTTTATTACATCGACTTCGGTCCGAGTTCTCTCCCCGCCGAGAGCGGCGTCATCGAAGACCGTGTCAGCTTCACCAAGGGGTGTTACCTCGGCCAGGAAATCGTCGCCCGCATGCACGCGCGGGGACACTCCAAGCGCAAGCTCGTCGCGCTCCGCGCCGAAAGCCAATCCTCGCAACATGCGCTGTCCTCTCAACCCGAAGACCCCTACTTCGCCGGCGCGCTCCAGCCAATTTCCGGCGCTCGGGTTTTCCCGATCGAAGGCGAAGCCCCCGAATCCGTCGGCGTCGTCACCAGTTCCACGCTCAGCCCCATGAACGCCGCTACCCCGCTCTGTTTCGCGGCAATCAAGAATGATCTCGCATCGCCCGGCGCACGCTTCCGCATCCCCGCCGAGGACCGTTCAATCGAAATGACGGTCATGCCAACATTGTCGAGCCTTCGATTGAAATCGCCTTAG
- the kdsB gene encoding 3-deoxy-manno-octulosonate cytidylyltransferase, producing MSNGGIHGAATELGGKAKPEVVAIIPARFGSTRFPGKVLASKTGKPLIQHVCEAAAKSRSLSRVIVATDDDSVLAAVRSFGGEAVMTRADHPNGTSRLAEAAAKLGLSPDALVVNVQGDEPEIEPAVIDAAVQALGNAPVATAASPMSDADAPNPNIVKVVVRQDGTALYFSRARIPHVRDASNASFGTALRHVGLYVYRRSFLDRYLTLAPTPLERSESLEQLRILEHGFTIAVAVLPKEVGYAGIDTPEQYEAFVRRVAEGRPEKSR from the coding sequence ATGTCGAACGGCGGCATTCACGGCGCAGCGACTGAACTCGGCGGCAAAGCCAAGCCCGAAGTCGTCGCGATCATCCCCGCCCGGTTCGGTTCCACCCGCTTCCCCGGCAAGGTTCTGGCGAGCAAGACCGGCAAGCCGCTCATCCAGCATGTGTGCGAGGCCGCGGCAAAGTCCCGGTCGCTCTCGCGTGTGATCGTTGCGACGGACGATGATTCGGTCCTCGCGGCGGTCCGGTCGTTTGGCGGCGAGGCGGTCATGACCCGCGCCGATCACCCCAACGGCACGAGTCGGTTGGCCGAAGCCGCGGCGAAACTCGGACTTTCGCCCGATGCCCTCGTCGTGAATGTCCAGGGCGACGAACCCGAAATCGAGCCGGCGGTGATCGACGCGGCGGTCCAAGCGCTTGGGAATGCGCCGGTTGCGACCGCTGCGTCCCCGATGTCCGATGCGGACGCCCCGAATCCGAACATTGTGAAGGTGGTCGTTCGCCAGGACGGGACCGCGCTCTACTTCAGCCGCGCCCGGATTCCGCATGTCCGCGATGCCTCCAATGCATCGTTCGGGACCGCATTGCGCCACGTCGGGCTGTATGTCTACCGGCGATCTTTTCTCGACCGTTATCTGACGCTTGCTCCTACGCCCCTCGAACGATCCGAATCGCTGGAGCAACTGCGGATTTTGGAGCACGGCTTCACAATCGCGGTCGCCGTGCTTCCGAAGGAAGTTGGTTATGCGGGGATCGATACCCCGGAGCAGTACGAGGCGTTCGTCCGGAGGGTGGCGGAAGGGCGTCCCGAAAAGTCACGTTGA